In Bacillota bacterium, the following are encoded in one genomic region:
- the galT gene encoding galactose-1-phosphate uridylyltransferase, which translates to MSELRWNPICREWTVTATHRMDRTLLPPREYCPLCPTKKGGFTTEIPRENFEIVVFENRFPSFKIPPPKIEAESIDLHPVKESRGVCEVVVYSPEHHGSMATLSHEQIVNLIRVWRDRYEELGRKKEIEYVLIFENKGEEVGVTLHHPHGQIYAFPYLPPIPERELSSARDYRKKNDGKCLFCDVLRIEESEGSRVVASNKDFTAFLPFYARYPFEVHIYSRHHRSSLSDLTAEEDQNLASILQKVVRGYDALFETSFPYLMILHQDPVKGKRGLNHLHFEFLPPVRDMGKLKFLAGCEQGAGTFINDSIPEEKAMQLRRKIPQN; encoded by the coding sequence ATGTCGGAGCTGAGGTGGAACCCCATCTGTCGTGAGTGGACCGTTACAGCCACCCACAGGATGGACCGTACCCTGTTGCCTCCCCGGGAATATTGTCCACTATGCCCCACGAAAAAGGGGGGCTTCACGACCGAAATACCACGTGAGAATTTTGAAATAGTGGTATTTGAAAATCGTTTTCCCAGTTTCAAAATACCGCCGCCAAAGATAGAGGCGGAGAGTATCGATCTTCACCCGGTAAAGGAATCCAGGGGGGTCTGTGAAGTCGTCGTTTACTCCCCGGAGCACCATGGAAGTATGGCTACTCTGTCGCATGAACAAATTGTAAATCTTATTCGGGTCTGGAGAGATCGCTACGAGGAGCTGGGGCGTAAAAAGGAAATTGAATATGTTCTCATCTTTGAAAACAAGGGAGAGGAAGTCGGGGTGACGTTGCATCATCCTCATGGTCAGATTTACGCTTTTCCTTACCTCCCTCCGATACCTGAACGGGAGCTATCCTCTGCAAGGGATTATCGTAAAAAAAATGATGGAAAATGTCTCTTTTGTGATGTTTTGAGGATTGAAGAATCTGAAGGTTCGCGTGTTGTTGCCTCCAACAAGGATTTCACCGCATTTCTTCCTTTTTACGCCCGATATCCCTTTGAAGTGCATATTTATAGCCGTCATCATCGCTCTTCCTTGAGCGACCTGACCGCGGAGGAAGATCAAAATCTTGCTTCCATTCTGCAGAAAGTTGTGCGCGGATATGATGCGCTATTCGAGACTTCCTTTCCCTATCTCATGATCTTGCACCAGGATCCGGTCAAAGGCAAGCGGGGCCTGAATCATCTTCATTTTGAGTTTCTTCCACCTGTTAGAGACATGGGAAAATTGAAATTCCTGGCCGGATGTGAACAGGGAGCCGGCACTTTCATCAACGATTCCATTCCCGAGGAAAAAGCAATGCAGCTTCGACGAAAAATACCCCAAAATTAA